CTGGCTGGTTCATGATATTACGGACAGCCTGGGTGTACAGACACTTCCGGATACCATTCGCTATGATAAACACCGTTTTTTTAAAAACCGTTATCATCTGGAGACGGATATTCCCAAAGATTCCCTCACTTGGACCTATGTCCCGGCTGAAAATATTGAAGACGCATCCAAATCTTTGAAAACCGGGGATCTGGTCTTTGTCGTGCGTGGTTTTGAAAGCGGCAGGTGGATTGGTCATTACGGTCTGATTGTTGTTGATGAAGACGGTCTGGTCAATTTGATTCATTCCACTCCTCCGAAAGTGATTAAACAACCCCTCATGGAATATGTAAATCAATCCCTGGCCCTGAATGAAAAGAACCGTGAATATAATACAAAGGCCGAAAGTGAAAACCCCAGGATCCGTTCTTATAACACCCGTTTAAAACAGAAGACATTCCGCTTTTTCCGCAAACCCAAACCTCTCATGACACCCCGTCCGTATTTTTACGGCTTAAAATTTCTCAGACCTGTTGAGCCGCACTCTTACGGGTGTATGAAGGAACGTGTGTACGAGAAAGAGGATGATTGAGACAGCAGGCATCAGTGGACAGTCGTCAGTCAGCAGTTGTCAGTCGGCAGGATTGGTCAACTTGTCACGCGTCACGCGTTTCCAATTCTCACTCTACTTCAAAACAATCGCCTTATTTTGAGCCCGGATGTGATTCTGGGTGATTTGTACGATATAAATTCCTGAAGACAGGTATTGGGAATCCTCTTGGAGGATTTTCTGATTTGAAGATAGTTCGACGGTTTTTTCACAGCGAATGTGTCCTTGAATATCTACAATCCGTAATGTTGCTGTTCCCGGGCGAAAGCCCCGGATAGATATATTGAGGGTATTGTTTACAGGATTGGGATAGATTAAAGCTGTAGGGCGGAGGGTTTCCGGAACGTGATTCAGCGAGGGGGTGACAGACACAAAGTTTGTGTCCAGAAGAGGACTCCATCCGGGTGTGGCTGTTGAATCCGGTGCAATATACCAGTCATCCGAATCATTACCGGGTGAGTTCCGTCTTGCCCGCTCACCTTCCAAAATAATGGCGGATGTATAGCTT
This genomic window from Candidatus Neomarinimicrobiota bacterium contains:
- a CDS encoding DUF1460 domain-containing protein: MRKIFILVLTISLFMSCSTGYQLNRETWRGDLSPDSLDSRILEDLKSRPLYTFNEYETDIYLKWLYQKEPDFYERIRHLAEKNINQPYELYLLGEFPFELYDSQPLYVLDRSDCVVFTEHVYAMALSRDWPSFFNTLMHLRFQDGEISVIKRNHYALHDWLPNNAWLVHDITDSLGVQTLPDTIRYDKHRFFKNRYHLETDIPKDSLTWTYVPAENIEDASKSLKTGDLVFVVRGFESGRWIGHYGLIVVDEDGLVNLIHSTPPKVIKQPLMEYVNQSLALNEKNREYNTKAESENPRIRSYNTRLKQKTFRFFRKPKPLMTPRPYFYGLKFLRPVEPHSYGCMKERVYEKEDD